One genomic segment of Streptomyces sp. TLI_146 includes these proteins:
- a CDS encoding asparaginase domain-containing protein → MTVSVRNVAAFFLDLYHDHPQPMIVTGAMRNPTLPGADGPANIHSAVLAAADPAPHGAGCLVVLGDDGVLLDVWVGHCDGLLVAAFGAGHVPERLVEPLTQLASRIPVVLASRIGNGPLLSRTYSFPGSEKDLLGRGLIGAGGFGPYQARLLLHALLAQGADTAAVRATFEAYAC, encoded by the coding sequence ATGACGGTATCGGTCAGGAATGTGGCAGCCTTCTTCCTCGATCTCTACCACGACCACCCTCAGCCAATGATCGTCACGGGTGCGATGCGCAACCCGACCCTGCCCGGTGCTGATGGCCCGGCCAATATTCACTCCGCCGTCCTGGCCGCGGCCGATCCCGCTCCGCACGGCGCGGGCTGCCTCGTCGTACTCGGCGACGACGGCGTTCTCCTGGACGTGTGGGTGGGGCACTGCGACGGGCTGCTGGTCGCGGCCTTCGGTGCCGGCCACGTTCCCGAACGCCTCGTCGAGCCGCTCACCCAGCTCGCGTCCCGCATCCCCGTGGTTCTCGCCTCCCGCATCGGCAACGGGCCTCTCCTGTCCCGCACATACAGTTTCCCCGGCTCCGAGAAGGACCTCCTGGGCCGAGGCCTCATCGGTGCGGGGGGCTTCGGCCCGTACCAGGCACGGCTCCTGCTCCACGCGCTGCTGGCCCAGGGCGCCGACACGGCGGCGGTGCGCGCGACCTTTGAGGCGTACGCGTGCTGA